One window of the Oncorhynchus gorbuscha isolate QuinsamMale2020 ecotype Even-year linkage group LG17, OgorEven_v1.0, whole genome shotgun sequence genome contains the following:
- the mgst3b gene encoding microsomal glutathione S-transferase 3b, protein MEILELLPSSFGYVIFTYFYSWIMLSYLGIKVGAARKKYDVKYPTMYSDKEQVFNCIQRAHQNTLEVYPQWLVFQTIAALVYPTSAAVLGAIWVTSRFSYAWGYYTGDPAKRMKGAYGYIGYFGVIILSIAVALQLLGVL, encoded by the exons ATGGAAATTCTAGAGCTCTTGCCATCAAGCTTCGGATATGTTATATTTACATACTTTTATAGCTGGATAATGTTGAGTTATCTTGGTATTAAGGTTGGAGCTGCCAGAAAGAAATACGATGTGAAG TACCCTACCATGTACAGTGACAAGGAGCAGGTTTTCAACTGCATCCAGAGGGCCCACCAGAACACACTAGAGGTCTACCCACAGTGGCTTGTGTTCCAAACCATTGCAGCTCTTGTCTATCCA ACTTCTGCAGCTGTGCTGGGAGCCATCTGGGTCACCAGCAGGTTCTCCTATGCCTGGGGTTACTACACCGGAG atccAGCCAAGAGGATGAAGGGTGCCTATGGGTACATTGGTTATTTTGGAGTCATCATTCTTTCCATCGCAGTAGCTTTGCAGTTGCTTGGAGTCTTGTGA
- the LOC124001540 gene encoding transmembrane protein 50A gives MSGFLDSIRCGECECNVDWGERRNTIASIAAGVLFFTGWWIIIDAAVNYPDEATFHHAYHACGVIATVAFLMINAVSNGQVRGDSYSEGCIGQTGARVWLFIGFMLAFGSLIASMWILFGGFVVPKKPVVYPGIAVFFQNAFIFFGGLVFKFGRTEDLWQ, from the exons ATGTCAGGGTTTTTGGACAGCATCCGGTGCGGAGAATGCGAGTGCAAtgtggactggggagagaggagaaacaccATTGCATCTATAGCTGCTGGAGTCCTG TTTTTCACTGGTTGGTGGATAATCATTGATGCAGCTGTGAACTATCCAGATGAGGCAACTTTCCATCATGCCTATCACGCCTGTGGTGTCATCGCTACTGTGGCCTTTCTCAT GATCAATGCTGTCTCGAATGGCCAAGTGAGAGGGGACAGCTACAGTGAAGGTTGCATTGGACAGACAG GAGCTCGTGTGTGGCTCTTCATTGGCTTCATGCTGGCGTTTGGATCTCTTATTGCTTCCATGTGGATCCTGTTCGGAGGCTTCGTAGTGCCTA AGAAACCTGTTGTGTATCCTGGTATTGCAGTTTTCTTTCAAAATGCATTCATTTTCTTTGG GGGCTTGGTGTTTAAATTTGGACGCACTGAAGACTTGTGGCAATAA